In one window of Pseudomonas putida DNA:
- a CDS encoding bestrophin family protein encodes MIVHSNTDMLRMLFTLRGSIVKRIALRCLMVTLLAALIVLVERRYPALFYPVSATPFTLLGLSLSIFMSFRNNACYDRWWEGRKAWGRMIIETRSFIRESVVIADPALRRELLRSLCGFAHALNARLRNEDELHAASPWLAEGAVITKHNVCDGILREIGAHCARLAEQQHISEFRYTLLEQRLLGLSEVQATCERIKGTPLPFPYTLLLHRTIYIFCLLLPFALAQPLGWLAPLFTTIVSYTFLGLDAIGNELEDPFGRDENDLPTDAMVRTLERDVLSALGEPLPPVLEPVKHVLS; translated from the coding sequence TTGATCGTCCATTCCAACACCGACATGCTGCGCATGCTGTTCACCCTGCGCGGATCGATCGTCAAGCGCATCGCCCTGCGCTGCCTGATGGTGACCTTGCTGGCCGCCCTGATCGTGCTGGTCGAGCGACGTTACCCAGCGCTGTTCTACCCGGTCAGCGCCACGCCCTTCACCCTGCTCGGGTTGTCGCTGTCGATCTTCATGAGCTTTCGCAACAACGCCTGCTACGACCGCTGGTGGGAGGGGCGCAAGGCGTGGGGACGAATGATCATCGAGACCCGTTCGTTCATCCGTGAAAGCGTGGTGATCGCAGATCCGGCCCTGCGACGTGAGCTGCTGCGCAGCCTATGCGGCTTTGCCCATGCGCTGAACGCGCGCCTGCGCAACGAGGACGAACTGCACGCCGCAAGCCCCTGGCTAGCCGAGGGCGCAGTCATTACCAAGCACAATGTCTGCGACGGCATCCTGCGCGAAATCGGCGCGCACTGTGCGCGACTGGCCGAACAGCAGCACATCAGCGAATTCCGCTACACCCTGCTCGAGCAACGTCTGTTGGGGCTTTCCGAGGTGCAGGCGACCTGCGAGCGGATCAAGGGCACGCCGCTACCGTTCCCCTATACCCTGCTGCTGCACCGCACCATCTACATCTTCTGCCTGCTGCTGCCGTTCGCCCTGGCCCAACCGCTGGGCTGGCTCGCGCCGCTGTTCACCACCATCGTCAGCTACACCTTCCTTGGCCTGGATGCGATCGGCAACGAGCTGGAGGATCCGTTCGGCCGCGACGAGAACGACCTGCCCACCGACGCCATGGTGCGCACGCTGGAGCGCGATGTGCTGTCGGCGCTGGGTGAGCCGCTGCCACCGGTGCTGGAGCCGGTGAAGCATGTGTTGAGCTGA
- a CDS encoding LysR family transcriptional regulator, translated as MDRFQEMQVFVRIAERGSFSQAAEDLQIPRATVTNLIKRLEQRLGVRLLERTTRHVRMTHDGEAYYHRCVRLLLDLEESESAFRNAPPKGLLRVNLQGTLAKHFVMPALGGFLAQYPDITLHIGEDDRLVDLVREGVDCVLRAGLLQDSSLIGRQVASLEQVTVASPEYLAQHGTPATLDDLQQHFAVDYLSSATGRAVPLEFRVGREVVERLLPARVSVTGADLYTGAALSGLGIVQVPRYRIVHELAAGSLRELLPDCPPPPMPVSVVYPQSRQLSARVRVFSQWLAAQLGQGR; from the coding sequence ATGGATCGCTTCCAGGAAATGCAGGTGTTCGTGCGTATCGCCGAGCGCGGCAGTTTTTCCCAGGCCGCCGAGGACCTGCAGATCCCGCGGGCCACCGTCACCAACCTGATCAAGCGCCTGGAGCAGCGCCTCGGCGTGCGCCTGCTCGAGCGCACCACCCGGCATGTGCGCATGACCCACGATGGCGAGGCCTACTACCACCGATGCGTGCGCCTGTTGCTGGACCTCGAGGAGAGCGAAAGCGCCTTTCGCAATGCCCCGCCCAAGGGCCTGCTGCGGGTCAACCTGCAGGGCACCCTGGCCAAGCATTTCGTCATGCCGGCGCTGGGTGGGTTCCTGGCGCAGTACCCGGACATCACCCTGCACATCGGTGAGGACGACCGACTGGTCGATCTGGTGCGCGAAGGGGTGGATTGCGTGCTGCGGGCGGGCCTGCTGCAGGATTCGTCGTTGATCGGCCGACAGGTCGCCAGCCTTGAACAGGTGACCGTGGCAAGCCCCGAGTACCTCGCGCAGCACGGCACGCCCGCGACGCTGGACGACTTGCAGCAGCATTTCGCGGTGGATTACCTGTCCAGCGCCACCGGGCGGGCGGTGCCCCTGGAGTTCAGGGTCGGTCGTGAGGTGGTGGAGCGTTTGTTGCCTGCGAGGGTTTCGGTGACCGGCGCTGACCTGTACACCGGCGCGGCGCTCTCGGGGCTGGGGATCGTTCAGGTACCACGCTACCGGATTGTCCATGAACTGGCGGCCGGCAGCCTGCGCGAATTGTTGCCGGACTGCCCGCCACCGCCGATGCCGGTGTCGGTGGTGTACCCCCAGAGTCGACAACTGTCGGCGCGGGTGCGGGTGTTTTCGCAGTGGTTGGCGGCGCAGTTGGGGCAAGGTCGCTGA
- a CDS encoding SDR family oxidoreductase: protein MPSMTSSVALITGASRGIGAAIARRLSRDGFAVAINYARNDAEADALVAEIRQAGGKAIALKADVSSAGQVQTLFDTIERQLGRIDVLVNNAGILKVAPLAQTSDELYARNFAINTQGVFNTLRAAATRLNDGGRIINLTSTTLALKMPGYAIYNGTKAAVEAFTQVFAKELRGRNITVNAVAPGPVETELFLADKTPEQIQAATQAPPLGRLGQPEDIAGVVAFLAGPDSGWVNGQILRANGGVA, encoded by the coding sequence ATGCCCAGCATGACCTCTTCCGTAGCCTTGATCACTGGCGCCTCACGCGGCATCGGTGCCGCCATCGCCCGCCGCCTCAGCCGTGACGGCTTCGCCGTGGCGATCAACTACGCCCGCAACGATGCCGAAGCCGATGCACTGGTGGCCGAGATCCGCCAGGCCGGCGGCAAGGCCATCGCCCTCAAGGCCGATGTGTCCAGTGCAGGCCAGGTACAGACCCTGTTCGACACCATCGAGCGGCAACTGGGTCGCATCGATGTGCTGGTCAACAACGCCGGCATCCTCAAGGTCGCGCCCCTGGCGCAGACCAGCGACGAGCTGTACGCCCGCAACTTCGCGATCAACACCCAAGGCGTGTTCAACACCCTGCGCGCTGCCGCGACACGGCTGAACGACGGCGGGCGCATCATCAACCTGACCAGCACCACGCTGGCCCTGAAAATGCCAGGCTACGCCATCTACAACGGCACCAAGGCCGCGGTCGAGGCCTTCACCCAGGTGTTCGCCAAGGAACTGCGCGGTCGCAACATCACCGTCAATGCCGTGGCCCCGGGCCCGGTGGAAACCGAACTGTTCCTGGCCGACAAGACGCCCGAGCAGATCCAGGCCGCCACCCAGGCACCACCCCTGGGCCGCTTGGGCCAGCCAGAGGATATCGCCGGTGTCGTCGCCTTCCTCGCCGGCCCTGACAGCGGCTGGGTCAACGGCCAGATCCTGCGCGCCAACGGTGGCGTGGCCTGA
- a CDS encoding winged helix-turn-helix domain-containing protein: protein MPLTKTKPGKIVALDALDTPDPENALCFGSFVLYPQQHLLFKDGELVQLGSRALQLLVTLASRTGELLEKNELLALVWPKVIVEECNLRAQMTTLRRVLGEEGDFTYIVTVPGRGYRFVAPVTIREMAPQPLLATKPGNDLPSLGSSVIGRDDICQTLAETLRSRRLLTLTGTGGIGKTTLALTLAHAMAEDFSEGRTFVDLTEADQPACVADLVAAALGIDSTAQDAVALIAALFDEARHLLILDNCDHVLEATATLVEALLQQAPGCHILVTSREALHAEGECVHEVAPLPCPANDHVLCAAQALLSPAVQLFAERAAAHDTDFAFSDTDVPAALALCRTLDGNPLAIEIAASHVRAFGLAYLVELLDGDFRLQMAGRRTALPRHRTLQASLEWSHALLCPQEQAMFRQLSVFTGSFTLAAAKAVVEVQPGPFQDAAWLVESLMDKSLLVAAGAQPIKRYRLHHTARVYAAQQLALHDETAAIAQRHAQYTLQEQRRAVQDLERLDSDSWLALHSPGSDSVRSALSWCFSEQGDACLGVELTLMSVPLWLRLSRVDECHAWVDRGLRFEAITPRQRMLLLTLSASVMALTRGAGQSIRDAWQQVIEDARTLGDTEHELRGLWGLWHDHCCSNQHAEALDLANQYIQLSERTGILERRMLGRRMRATPLFQMADFDGARQAISEALSFPMMPRAHVIDSHFDQGIAARSLKAQVQLLQGQVGQALLTIEANVEAALTQHHPASLWYTLSLSAIPITLLVGHEKRSREFLARLKESLGGHEMPVWRLFVRCFEHILLIRQGSAEDGVRGLGEALDQLHAIGDSPLYNLVRSEYAQGLAQLGLEQLAIEILDQTLAVTAARQERWFRPELLRIKAQLLARPDSPERQAQAQELLNQAMQEAQEQGARFWAGRITATLSQLNSQPEEAPRRTSQAWDQRRQERQLNTQFSHT from the coding sequence ATGCCCCTGACCAAGACCAAGCCCGGAAAGATTGTCGCCCTGGACGCTCTGGATACCCCTGATCCGGAAAACGCCCTGTGCTTTGGGTCCTTCGTGCTCTACCCCCAGCAGCATCTGCTGTTCAAGGACGGGGAACTGGTGCAGTTGGGCAGCCGTGCGCTGCAACTGCTGGTCACGCTGGCGAGCCGAACCGGCGAGCTGTTGGAGAAGAACGAGCTGCTGGCGCTGGTCTGGCCCAAGGTCATCGTCGAGGAATGCAACCTGCGCGCGCAAATGACCACCCTGCGCCGAGTGCTTGGCGAAGAAGGAGACTTCACCTACATCGTCACCGTACCGGGCCGCGGGTACCGCTTCGTGGCTCCGGTGACCATCCGTGAAATGGCGCCGCAACCCCTGCTTGCGACCAAACCCGGCAACGACCTGCCGAGCCTTGGCAGCAGCGTCATCGGCCGCGACGACATTTGCCAGACCCTGGCCGAAACCCTGCGCAGCCGCCGCCTGCTCACCCTCACCGGCACCGGCGGCATCGGCAAGACCACCCTGGCGCTGACACTCGCCCACGCCATGGCCGAAGACTTCAGCGAGGGGCGCACCTTCGTCGACCTCACGGAGGCTGACCAGCCTGCCTGCGTCGCCGACCTGGTGGCGGCGGCGCTGGGCATCGACAGCACCGCACAAGACGCCGTGGCGCTGATCGCCGCCCTGTTCGACGAAGCCCGCCACCTGCTGATCCTGGACAACTGCGACCACGTGCTCGAAGCCACCGCGACCCTGGTCGAAGCCCTGCTGCAACAGGCGCCGGGCTGCCACATCCTGGTCACCAGCCGCGAAGCGCTGCACGCCGAAGGCGAATGCGTGCACGAGGTCGCGCCGCTGCCCTGCCCCGCAAACGATCACGTACTGTGCGCCGCCCAGGCCCTGCTCAGCCCGGCCGTCCAGTTGTTCGCCGAGCGCGCCGCTGCGCACGACACGGACTTTGCCTTCAGCGATACCGACGTGCCGGCGGCGCTCGCACTGTGCCGTACCCTCGACGGCAATCCCCTGGCCATCGAGATCGCCGCCAGCCACGTACGCGCCTTTGGCCTGGCCTACCTGGTCGAGCTGCTCGATGGCGACTTCCGCCTGCAGATGGCTGGCCGGCGTACCGCCCTGCCTCGCCACCGCACCCTGCAAGCCTCGCTGGAGTGGAGCCACGCGCTGCTGTGCCCCCAGGAGCAGGCGATGTTCCGTCAGTTGTCGGTGTTCACCGGCAGCTTCACCCTCGCCGCCGCCAAGGCGGTGGTCGAGGTCCAGCCAGGCCCTTTCCAGGACGCTGCCTGGCTGGTGGAAAGCCTGATGGACAAGTCGCTGCTGGTGGCCGCCGGGGCGCAACCGATCAAGCGCTACCGCCTGCACCACACGGCCCGCGTGTATGCGGCGCAGCAGCTGGCCCTGCATGACGAGACCGCCGCTATCGCCCAGCGCCACGCGCAGTACACCCTCCAGGAACAACGCCGCGCGGTGCAAGACCTTGAGCGCCTGGACAGCGACAGCTGGCTGGCCCTGCACAGCCCCGGCAGCGACAGCGTACGCAGCGCCTTGAGCTGGTGTTTCAGCGAACAGGGCGATGCCTGTCTCGGCGTCGAACTCACGCTGATGAGCGTGCCGCTGTGGCTGCGCCTGTCGCGGGTCGACGAATGCCACGCCTGGGTCGACCGCGGCCTGCGCTTCGAGGCCATCACACCCCGCCAGCGCATGCTCTTGCTGACCCTCTCGGCCAGCGTCATGGCCCTGACCCGCGGTGCCGGGCAGTCGATCCGTGACGCCTGGCAGCAGGTGATCGAAGACGCCCGCACCCTCGGCGACACCGAGCATGAACTGCGCGGCCTGTGGGGCCTCTGGCACGACCACTGCTGCAGCAACCAGCACGCCGAGGCGCTGGACCTGGCCAACCAGTACATCCAGCTCAGCGAACGCACCGGCATCCTCGAGCGGCGCATGCTCGGCCGGCGCATGCGGGCAACGCCGCTGTTCCAGATGGCCGACTTCGATGGCGCCCGCCAGGCGATCAGCGAAGCCCTGAGTTTCCCGATGATGCCCCGCGCCCACGTCATCGACAGCCACTTCGACCAAGGTATCGCCGCGCGCTCGCTCAAGGCCCAGGTGCAGTTGCTGCAAGGCCAGGTCGGGCAGGCCCTGTTGACCATCGAGGCCAACGTCGAAGCGGCGTTGACCCAGCACCACCCGGCCAGCCTCTGGTACACCCTGAGCCTGAGCGCCATCCCCATCACCCTGCTGGTCGGCCACGAAAAGCGCAGCCGCGAGTTTCTTGCCCGTCTCAAAGAGAGCCTGGGGGGCCACGAGATGCCGGTATGGCGCCTGTTCGTCCGGTGCTTCGAGCACATTCTGCTGATCCGCCAGGGCAGTGCTGAAGACGGCGTGCGCGGCCTGGGCGAAGCGCTCGACCAGCTCCATGCGATCGGCGACAGCCCGCTGTACAACCTGGTGCGCAGCGAGTACGCCCAAGGTCTGGCGCAGTTGGGGTTGGAACAGTTGGCCATCGAGATCCTCGACCAGACCCTGGCCGTGACCGCCGCTCGCCAGGAACGCTGGTTCCGCCCCGAGCTGTTGCGCATCAAGGCCCAACTGCTGGCCAGGCCCGATTCGCCCGAACGCCAGGCGCAAGCCCAGGAGCTGCTCAACCAGGCCATGCAGGAGGCCCAGGAACAGGGCGCGCGCTTCTGGGCCGGACGCATCACCGCCACCCTTTCGCAGTTGAACAGCCAACCGGAGGAAGCCCCCAGGCGCACCAGTCAGGCCTGGGATCAGCGTCGTCAGGAGCGCCAGCTCAACACCCAGTTTTCACACACGTGA
- the moaB gene encoding molybdenum cofactor biosynthesis protein B → MSVKPDAVFVPLNIAVLTVSDTRTFDNDTSGELLATRSVQIGHRLVARVLLKDDLYKIRAQVANWIADEQVQVVLITGGTGFTGRDSTPEAVQCLLDKHIDGFGELFRALSILDIGTSTVQSRALAGLANGTLVCCLPGSTGACRTAWEGILVEQLDARHRPCNFVPHLKAVGACESRG, encoded by the coding sequence GTGAGTGTCAAACCGGATGCGGTATTCGTACCGCTCAATATCGCCGTGCTGACGGTCAGCGATACCCGTACGTTCGACAACGACACCTCCGGCGAGCTGCTGGCCACCCGTTCCGTGCAGATTGGCCATCGCCTGGTCGCGCGGGTGTTGCTCAAGGACGACCTGTACAAGATCCGCGCCCAGGTCGCGAACTGGATCGCCGATGAGCAGGTGCAGGTGGTGCTGATCACCGGGGGCACCGGTTTCACCGGGCGTGACAGTACGCCGGAAGCGGTGCAGTGCCTGCTGGACAAGCACATCGATGGGTTCGGCGAGCTGTTCCGGGCGCTGTCGATTCTCGATATCGGCACCTCGACCGTGCAGAGCCGGGCGTTGGCGGGGCTGGCCAATGGCACGTTGGTGTGCTGCCTGCCGGGCTCGACCGGCGCCTGCCGCACCGCGTGGGAGGGCATTCTGGTGGAGCAACTGGATGCGCGGCATCGGCCGTGCAACTTCGTGCCGCACCTCAAGGCGGTGGGGGCGTGTGAGAGTCGGGGTTGA
- a CDS encoding YdcH family protein, translated as MPVPHDLLADLHITEDKFQALIDKDQDLHKLHKEYNAKDKEVLAAEGNGTNDEAVNRLRKERLLIKDKIERIIHPPKG; from the coding sequence ATGCCAGTCCCGCACGATCTGCTAGCCGACCTGCACATTACAGAAGACAAGTTCCAGGCCCTGATCGACAAGGATCAGGACCTGCACAAGCTGCACAAGGAATACAACGCCAAGGACAAGGAAGTGCTGGCCGCCGAAGGCAACGGCACCAACGACGAGGCGGTCAACCGCCTGCGCAAGGAACGTCTGCTGATCAAGGACAAGATCGAACGGATCATTCATCCGCCCAAGGGTTGA
- a CDS encoding LysR family transcriptional regulator, whose amino-acid sequence MDIKQLKFLIALDQTRHFGQAAALCHITQPTLSMRLRNLEDELDLVLVKRGQRFEGFTEAGERILAWAKTLLAAHDGLQAEAASCRGQVVGSLRLGTVPLASFNPMELLLPLREKYPELHFQLSSLSSEQIIDGLSRNQLDLGICYLDQVNVSFFDVIELGTTTMGLLHDTRHFQFDTEQLRWEDLDGLPLGLLSKGMHYRQSLDLSFRSRGLEPQAVLESDSTFQLIQALNAGICCAVMPLDCGLEDLSEHLRIIPVADASIHSPVGLLLRRSEPRSAIAEQCFDEARALFGAG is encoded by the coding sequence ATGGACATCAAGCAGCTCAAGTTCCTCATCGCCCTCGACCAGACCCGCCACTTCGGCCAGGCCGCCGCGCTGTGCCACATTACTCAGCCGACCCTGTCGATGCGCCTGCGCAACCTGGAGGACGAGCTCGACCTGGTGCTGGTCAAGCGCGGCCAGCGTTTCGAGGGCTTCACCGAAGCTGGCGAGCGCATCCTGGCCTGGGCCAAGACCCTGCTCGCCGCCCACGACGGCCTGCAGGCCGAGGCCGCCAGTTGCCGCGGCCAGGTGGTCGGCAGCCTGCGCCTGGGCACCGTGCCGCTGGCCAGCTTCAACCCCATGGAACTGCTGCTGCCGCTGCGCGAGAAATACCCCGAACTGCACTTCCAGCTGAGCTCGCTGAGTTCGGAGCAGATCATCGACGGCCTGAGCCGCAACCAGCTCGACCTGGGCATCTGCTACCTCGACCAGGTCAATGTCAGCTTCTTCGACGTGATCGAGCTGGGCACCACAACCATGGGCCTGCTGCACGATACCCGGCACTTCCAGTTCGACACCGAGCAACTGCGCTGGGAAGACCTCGACGGCCTGCCGCTGGGCCTGCTGAGCAAAGGCATGCACTACCGCCAGTCGCTGGACCTGAGCTTTCGCAGCCGCGGCCTGGAGCCCCAGGCCGTGCTGGAGAGCGACTCGACCTTCCAACTGATCCAGGCACTGAACGCCGGCATCTGCTGCGCGGTGATGCCGCTGGACTGCGGCCTGGAAGATCTGAGCGAACACCTGCGCATCATCCCGGTGGCCGACGCCAGCATTCACAGCCCGGTGGGCCTGCTGCTGCGCCGCAGCGAACCGCGTTCGGCCATCGCCGAACAGTGCTTCGACGAAGCGCGGGCACTGTTCGGCGCAGGCTGA
- a CDS encoding Lrp/AsnC family transcriptional regulator, protein MDSFDQHILTLLQRDASISLKDLAEAVNLTTTPCWKRVKRLEDEGYIRGRVALLDPERINLGLSVFVQLKTQRHDSAWLEHFARTVTSFEEVMEFYRMSGDWDYMLRVVVSDIAAYDRFYKKLITSTDGLSNITSSFAMEQIKYTTAFPVYR, encoded by the coding sequence ATGGACAGTTTCGACCAGCACATCCTCACCCTGCTCCAGCGCGACGCCTCGATCTCCCTCAAGGACCTGGCCGAGGCGGTCAACCTGACTACCACGCCCTGCTGGAAACGGGTCAAGCGCCTGGAAGACGAAGGCTATATCCGCGGCCGCGTCGCCTTGCTCGACCCCGAGCGCATCAACCTCGGCCTGAGCGTGTTCGTCCAGCTCAAGACCCAGCGCCACGACAGCGCCTGGCTCGAGCATTTCGCCAGGACCGTGACCAGCTTCGAGGAAGTGATGGAGTTCTATCGCATGTCCGGCGACTGGGACTACATGCTGCGGGTGGTGGTCAGCGACATCGCTGCCTACGACCGCTTCTACAAGAAGCTGATCACCAGCACCGACGGGCTATCGAACATCACCTCCAGCTTTGCCATGGAACAGATCAAGTACACCACGGCGTTTCCGGTGTATCGGTGA
- the moaA gene encoding GTP 3',8-cyclase MoaA gives MEHSSQALIDGFNRKIDYLRMSVTDRCDFRCVYCMAEDMQFLPRQQILSLEELYQVAERFVALGTRKIRLTGGEPLVRQGIVDLCGRIAALPGLRELCMTSNGSQLGRLAQPLFDAGVTRLNISLDSLDAQRFKALTRTGDLAQVIAGIDAARQAGFRRTKLNCVVLKGRNDDEIVDLVRFAIDRELDITFIEEMPLGVISEHERGESFYSSDDVRERLEPHFTLIESAESSQGPARYWRLAEAPQTRVGFISPHSHNFCATCNRVRLTVEGRLLLCLGNEHSMDLKQVLRSHPDDSERLEQAIREAVHLKPYRHHFEVGGEVQILRFMNMTGG, from the coding sequence GTGGAACACAGCAGCCAGGCCCTGATCGACGGTTTCAACCGGAAAATCGACTACCTGCGAATGTCGGTGACCGACCGCTGCGACTTCCGCTGCGTCTACTGCATGGCCGAAGACATGCAGTTCCTGCCCCGCCAGCAGATCCTCAGCCTCGAAGAGCTCTACCAGGTCGCCGAACGTTTTGTCGCACTGGGCACCCGCAAGATCCGCCTGACCGGGGGCGAGCCGCTGGTACGCCAGGGCATCGTCGACCTGTGCGGGCGCATCGCCGCCCTGCCCGGCCTGCGCGAGCTGTGCATGACCAGCAATGGCTCGCAGCTTGGCCGCCTGGCCCAGCCGCTGTTCGACGCCGGCGTCACACGCCTGAACATCAGCCTCGACAGCCTCGATGCCCAGCGCTTCAAGGCCCTGACCCGCACCGGCGACCTGGCCCAGGTGATCGCCGGCATCGACGCTGCGCGCCAGGCAGGCTTCCGCCGCACCAAGCTCAACTGCGTGGTGCTCAAGGGTCGCAATGACGATGAAATCGTCGACCTGGTGCGCTTTGCCATCGACCGCGAACTGGACATCACCTTCATCGAGGAAATGCCCCTGGGCGTGATCAGCGAGCACGAGCGCGGCGAGTCGTTCTACTCCAGCGACGATGTGCGCGAGCGCCTGGAGCCGCACTTCACCCTGATCGAATCGGCCGAATCCTCCCAAGGCCCGGCCCGCTACTGGCGCCTGGCCGAAGCGCCGCAGACGCGGGTCGGCTTCATCTCGCCGCACAGTCACAACTTCTGCGCCACCTGCAATCGTGTGCGCCTGACCGTCGAAGGCCGGTTGCTGCTGTGCCTGGGCAACGAGCACTCGATGGACCTCAAGCAGGTCCTGCGCAGCCATCCCGATGACAGCGAGCGCCTGGAACAAGCGATTCGCGAGGCCGTGCACCTCAAGCCCTACCGCCATCACTTCGAGGTGGGTGGCGAGGTGCAGATCCTGCGTTTCATGAACATGACCGGCGGCTGA
- a CDS encoding alpha/beta fold hydrolase, whose product MPHLRTLARGTLLLGTLGLAMLGATAQAAETWEVLPPTPHLAGPFKTAEVNGVQLAYHIEGKGTPVFLLHGGPANADYLAGQAKALSTHYQVISVDTRGHGRSNANGLPLSYDAMADDVVGLMKQLGLGKADVVGWSDGGITALDLAMRYPDKVGRIIAFGANTDPTGAFPDADKKPAFGTFITRAADEYKQLSPTPDGFEKLNAALAQMYQQQPNWTPAQLATIKAPTLIVDGDHDEAIKPDHTRYIAKSIPGAKLQFIEGTSHFAFLQKPEVFNKVMLDFLAKR is encoded by the coding sequence ATGCCCCACCTGCGTACCCTTGCCCGCGGCACTCTGCTTCTCGGCACCCTTGGCCTGGCCATGCTCGGTGCTACCGCCCAGGCTGCCGAAACCTGGGAGGTCCTGCCGCCCACGCCACACCTTGCAGGGCCGTTCAAGACCGCCGAGGTCAATGGCGTTCAGCTCGCCTACCACATCGAAGGCAAGGGCACGCCGGTGTTCCTGCTGCATGGCGGCCCGGCCAATGCCGACTACCTGGCCGGCCAGGCCAAGGCGCTGTCGACGCATTACCAGGTCATTTCGGTGGACACCCGTGGCCATGGTCGCAGCAATGCCAATGGCTTGCCGCTGAGCTACGACGCCATGGCCGATGACGTGGTCGGCCTGATGAAACAGCTGGGCCTGGGCAAGGCCGATGTGGTGGGCTGGAGCGACGGTGGCATCACCGCGCTGGACCTGGCCATGCGCTACCCGGACAAGGTCGGTCGGATCATCGCCTTCGGCGCCAACACCGACCCGACCGGCGCCTTCCCGGATGCCGACAAGAAGCCTGCCTTCGGCACCTTCATCACCCGTGCCGCCGACGAGTACAAGCAGTTGTCGCCGACGCCGGACGGTTTCGAAAAGCTCAATGCCGCGCTGGCCCAGATGTACCAGCAGCAACCGAACTGGACGCCGGCGCAACTGGCGACCATCAAGGCGCCGACCCTGATCGTCGACGGCGATCACGACGAGGCGATCAAGCCTGATCACACCCGCTATATCGCCAAGAGCATTCCCGGTGCCAAGCTGCAGTTCATCGAGGGCACCAGCCACTTTGCGTTCCTGCAGAAGCCTGAGGTGTTCAACAAGGTGATGCTGGATTTCCTGGCCAAGCGCTGA
- a CDS encoding trans-sulfuration enzyme family protein gives MAEKPRNFATRTIHAGEQSSVADNAIFPAIVTSSSFIKRGLDDNPEYAYSRVSNPTRHAYETCVAALEEGVGAVACASGVSATATVLELLPKDAHVVVMNGVYGGTFRLMEDYRAHTSGLTTTYVDLNDLDAVAAAIRPNTKMIWLESPTNPLLHLVDIKPLCDLARERGILTCIDNTFCSPWNQQPITLGVDLVMHSASKYIGGHSDLTGGVVVAGNHELLARLRKISMAVGAIQGPFDCYLALRGLKTLDVRMERQSANALRVAQYLEQHPQVEQVFYPGLESHPQHALCQRQMRTGGAVVALRVKGDRAAVNRLVEALSIFVLADSLGGVESMINHSWTMSHNSLSPQQKGVMGISENLVRLSMGIEDYRDLIDDLEAGLQAAASA, from the coding sequence ATGGCCGAAAAACCGCGCAATTTCGCCACTCGCACCATCCACGCTGGCGAGCAGTCCAGCGTCGCCGACAACGCTATCTTCCCGGCCATCGTCACCTCCAGCTCGTTCATCAAGCGCGGGCTGGATGACAATCCCGAATACGCCTACAGCCGTGTTTCCAACCCCACCCGCCACGCCTATGAAACCTGCGTCGCAGCCCTGGAAGAGGGTGTCGGTGCGGTTGCCTGCGCGTCGGGCGTGAGTGCCACCGCCACGGTGCTCGAACTGCTGCCCAAGGATGCCCACGTGGTAGTGATGAATGGCGTCTATGGCGGCACCTTCCGCCTGATGGAGGACTACCGGGCACACACCTCCGGGCTGACCACCACCTATGTCGACCTCAACGACCTGGACGCCGTCGCCGCAGCGATCCGTCCGAATACGAAGATGATCTGGCTTGAGTCGCCGACCAACCCGCTGCTGCACCTGGTGGACATCAAGCCGCTGTGCGACCTGGCCCGCGAGCGCGGCATCCTCACCTGCATCGACAACACCTTCTGCTCGCCATGGAACCAGCAGCCGATCACCCTGGGGGTGGACCTGGTGATGCACTCGGCGAGCAAATACATCGGCGGCCATTCCGACCTGACCGGCGGGGTGGTGGTGGCGGGCAATCATGAGCTGCTGGCGCGCCTGCGCAAGATCAGCATGGCGGTGGGCGCGATCCAGGGGCCGTTCGACTGCTACCTGGCCCTGCGCGGCCTGAAGACCCTCGATGTGCGCATGGAGCGCCAGAGCGCCAACGCCCTGCGCGTGGCGCAGTACCTGGAGCAGCACCCGCAGGTCGAGCAGGTGTTCTACCCCGGGCTTGAGAGTCATCCGCAGCATGCGCTGTGCCAGCGCCAGATGCGCACTGGCGGTGCGGTGGTGGCGCTGCGTGTGAAGGGGGACCGGGCGGCGGTCAACCGCCTGGTCGAGGCGCTGTCGATCTTCGTCCTCGCCGACTCGCTGGGCGGTGTGGAGAGCATGATCAACCATTCCTGGACCATGTCGCACAACTCGCTCAGCCCGCAGCAGAAGGGCGTGATGGGCATCAGCGAGAACCTGGTGCGCTTGTCGATGGGGATCGAGGATTACCGCGACCTGATCGACGACCTCGAGGCGGGGTTGCAGGCGGCGGCCTCTGCGTAA